In Curtobacterium sp. TC1, the following proteins share a genomic window:
- a CDS encoding PotD/PotF family extracellular solute-binding protein: MTGGGPGPDLLRGLTSARVSRRGLLAGGGAAALAALLTGCSIKGSAASGAENAVDWTAFWKDAEATKQLNFANWPLYIDSDHGKSESLALFQQATGISVDYQAVIQDNATFYATVSPILRAQGATGYDLIVMTNGFELTQMIKNGFVCELDHSRLPNFAANAGDSVKDPTYDPGNKHSVVWQTGFTGIAYNPKYIDREITSFQDLLDPAFAGRVGLMSDNTELGSLGLLANGIAPETSTPADWRKAQAWLRKLRPSVTGFYDQSYINKLENGDTWITQAWSGDVFQAQQSGFEDLKFVTPEEGQMMWHDNLMIPQQAANPVAALEWIDFYYTPKIAGIVEDWVNYVCPVPGAEAYVRDELDDATVADSPLVFPDSDVLDRSHEFRVFENYDEYSEWNGIFNAVVQS; this comes from the coding sequence GTGACCGGCGGGGGACCCGGCCCGGACCTGCTGCGCGGACTGACGTCCGCGCGCGTCAGCCGACGCGGTCTGCTGGCCGGCGGAGGAGCCGCCGCGCTCGCGGCACTGCTCACCGGGTGCAGCATCAAGGGCTCAGCCGCCTCCGGCGCCGAGAACGCCGTCGACTGGACCGCGTTCTGGAAGGACGCCGAGGCGACGAAGCAGCTGAACTTCGCGAACTGGCCGCTCTACATCGACTCCGACCACGGCAAGTCCGAGTCGCTCGCGCTGTTCCAGCAGGCCACCGGCATCAGCGTCGACTACCAGGCGGTGATCCAGGACAACGCGACGTTCTACGCGACCGTGTCGCCGATCCTGCGGGCGCAGGGTGCCACCGGCTACGACCTCATCGTGATGACCAACGGCTTCGAGCTGACCCAGATGATCAAGAACGGGTTCGTGTGCGAGCTCGACCACTCGCGCCTGCCGAACTTCGCGGCGAACGCGGGCGACTCGGTGAAGGACCCGACGTACGACCCCGGCAACAAGCACTCCGTCGTCTGGCAGACGGGGTTCACCGGGATCGCCTACAACCCGAAGTACATCGACCGCGAGATCACGTCGTTCCAGGACCTGCTCGACCCGGCGTTCGCGGGCCGTGTCGGACTGATGAGCGACAACACCGAGCTCGGTTCCCTCGGACTGCTCGCGAACGGCATCGCCCCGGAGACGTCGACCCCGGCGGACTGGCGGAAAGCGCAGGCCTGGTTGCGGAAACTGCGCCCGAGCGTGACCGGCTTCTACGACCAGAGCTACATCAACAAGCTCGAGAACGGCGACACCTGGATCACGCAGGCCTGGTCCGGTGACGTCTTCCAGGCGCAGCAGTCCGGGTTCGAGGACCTGAAGTTCGTCACGCCGGAGGAGGGCCAGATGATGTGGCACGACAACCTCATGATCCCCCAGCAGGCGGCGAACCCGGTGGCCGCCCTCGAGTGGATCGACTTCTACTACACGCCGAAGATCGCCGGCATCGTCGAGGACTGGGTCAACTACGTCTGCCCGGTCCCCGGCGCCGAGGCCTACGTCCGCGACGAGCTCGACGACGCGACGGTGGCGGACAGCCCGCTGGTGTTCCCGGACTCCGACGTGCTGGACCGGTCGCACGAGTTCCGGGTGTTCGAGAACTACGACGAGTACTCGGAGTGGAACGGCATCTTCAACGCGGTGGTGCAGTCGTGA
- a CDS encoding ABC transporter permease: protein MTAVGVAGPGAAPTPGAGPAPVRRGRRRSTPFLLALVGTAYLCVFFVIPLVSGLIVSLMSGNPDDGYTFTWNWGIYGSLFVDPQVPYLTFLLRSLWYGAAATVVTIIVGYPVAYFIAFRVSPRWKNPLLMLVFVSFLVSFIIRTDMWAFVLASQGPVVTFLQAIGLAGKDFHILGTGGAVIFGDSYNDLAFMVLPIYAALERIDPRLGEAANDLYAGKFRAFWHTTLPLSRSGIFAGVLLVFIDSVGDPVNSALLGGTNTYTIGQAIQDAYSGNQQYNVAAALSTVLMVVLGIILFIYARVSGTDDLEDLV, encoded by the coding sequence GTGACGGCGGTCGGGGTCGCCGGCCCGGGTGCCGCGCCGACACCGGGCGCCGGTCCGGCGCCCGTCCGTCGGGGGCGGCGTCGCAGCACACCGTTCCTGCTCGCGCTCGTGGGCACCGCGTACCTCTGCGTGTTCTTCGTCATCCCGCTCGTCTCGGGGCTCATCGTCTCGCTCATGTCGGGCAACCCGGACGACGGCTACACCTTCACGTGGAACTGGGGGATCTACGGGTCCCTGTTCGTCGACCCGCAGGTGCCGTACCTGACGTTCCTGCTCCGATCCCTCTGGTACGGCGCCGCCGCCACGGTCGTGACCATCATCGTGGGGTACCCGGTGGCGTACTTCATCGCGTTCCGGGTGTCCCCGCGGTGGAAGAACCCGTTGCTCATGCTCGTGTTCGTGAGCTTCCTGGTGTCCTTCATCATCCGCACCGACATGTGGGCGTTCGTGCTCGCGTCGCAGGGGCCGGTCGTCACGTTCCTGCAGGCGATCGGCCTGGCCGGCAAGGACTTCCACATCCTCGGCACGGGCGGCGCGGTGATCTTCGGAGACTCCTACAACGACCTGGCCTTCATGGTGCTGCCGATCTACGCCGCCCTCGAGCGCATCGACCCACGACTCGGCGAGGCCGCGAACGACCTGTACGCCGGCAAGTTCCGGGCGTTCTGGCACACCACCTTGCCGCTGTCCCGCTCGGGCATCTTCGCCGGGGTCCTGCTCGTCTTCATCGACAGCGTCGGGGACCCGGTGAACTCTGCCCTGCTGGGCGGCACGAACACGTACACGATCGGCCAGGCGATCCAGGACGCCTACTCCGGCAACCAGCAGTACAACGTCGCCGCGGCATTGTCGACCGTGCTCATGGTCGTGCTCGGCATCATCCTGTTCATCTACGCCCGCGTCTCCGGCACCGACGACCTCGAGGACCTCGTATGA
- a CDS encoding N-acetylglutaminylglutamine amidotransferase: protein MCGLAGEIRFDGRAPDVGAVARMTGCMVHRGPDGDGLWARGPVALGHRRLSIVDLSTAGAQPMVLPRAGLTIAYNGMVYNYEQLRDELRGKGHEFFSTSDTEVIALAYAEWGTAFVEHLIGMFAIAIWEHASGRLVLARDRLGIKPLYVAPVRGGLRFASSLPAILAGDGGTDVDTSIDPVAFASYMSFHSIVPAPRTILSGVGKLPPATVRVIERDGTARDTVYWEPRFERDPAKADWTDRDWEQAFIGSLRTAVERRMVADVPVGVLLSGGIDSSLVVGLLAEAGQQDLATFSIGFEAAGGESGDEFEYSDQVAEHFGTDHHRIHIPSTRLLDGIDGAVAAMSEPMVSHDCVAFYLLSQEVSQHVKVVQSGQGADEVLAGYDWYPPLADVPRDQAAEAYRSVFMDRRWPALQGLLGERWKSDDDTPSAFVDREFARSGAETSVDAALRSDTTIMLVDDPVKRVDNMTMAWGLEARVPFLDHEFVELAGAIPPALKLSDGGKGVMKRASRGIVPDSVIDRSKGSFPVPAIRQLEGPYLERVRAALHAPEARERGLFDPGTVERMLQDPNSTRTEIGANALWQLGLIEMWLQQQGVR from the coding sequence ATGTGTGGACTCGCGGGTGAGATCCGGTTCGACGGCCGAGCGCCGGACGTCGGGGCGGTTGCCCGGATGACCGGGTGCATGGTGCACCGCGGCCCCGACGGTGACGGGCTCTGGGCCCGCGGGCCGGTCGCGCTGGGCCACCGGCGGCTGTCCATCGTCGACCTGTCCACCGCCGGTGCGCAGCCGATGGTGCTGCCCCGCGCCGGACTGACGATCGCGTACAACGGCATGGTCTACAACTACGAGCAGCTGCGTGACGAGTTGCGCGGCAAGGGCCACGAGTTCTTCTCGACGTCGGACACCGAGGTCATCGCCCTGGCGTACGCCGAGTGGGGCACGGCCTTCGTCGAGCACCTGATCGGCATGTTCGCCATCGCGATCTGGGAGCACGCCAGCGGCCGACTCGTGCTCGCGCGGGACCGGCTCGGCATCAAGCCGCTCTACGTCGCGCCGGTGCGGGGCGGGCTGCGGTTCGCGAGCTCCCTGCCCGCGATCCTTGCGGGAGACGGCGGGACGGACGTCGACACGTCCATCGACCCCGTCGCCTTCGCCTCGTACATGAGCTTCCACTCGATCGTCCCCGCGCCCCGCACGATCCTCTCCGGCGTCGGCAAGCTCCCGCCCGCCACCGTCCGGGTGATCGAGCGCGACGGCACCGCCCGCGACACCGTCTACTGGGAGCCGCGGTTCGAACGCGACCCCGCCAAGGCCGACTGGACCGACCGGGACTGGGAGCAGGCGTTCATCGGCTCGCTCCGCACCGCGGTCGAGCGGCGCATGGTGGCCGACGTCCCCGTGGGCGTCCTGCTGTCCGGCGGTATCGACTCGTCCCTGGTCGTCGGACTGCTCGCCGAGGCCGGGCAGCAGGACCTCGCCACGTTCAGCATCGGCTTCGAGGCGGCCGGCGGTGAGTCCGGCGACGAGTTCGAGTACTCGGACCAGGTCGCGGAGCACTTCGGCACCGACCACCACCGCATCCACATCCCCTCGACGCGCCTGCTCGACGGCATCGACGGTGCGGTCGCCGCGATGAGCGAGCCGATGGTCAGCCACGACTGCGTCGCGTTCTACCTGCTGTCTCAGGAGGTCTCGCAGCACGTCAAGGTCGTGCAGTCCGGCCAGGGTGCCGACGAGGTGCTCGCCGGTTACGACTGGTACCCGCCGCTCGCCGACGTCCCCCGCGACCAGGCGGCCGAGGCCTACCGTTCCGTGTTCATGGACCGCCGCTGGCCGGCACTGCAGGGGCTGCTCGGGGAGCGGTGGAAGAGCGACGACGACACCCCGTCGGCGTTCGTCGACCGCGAGTTCGCGCGTTCCGGAGCGGAGACGAGCGTCGACGCCGCGCTCCGCAGCGACACCACGATCATGCTCGTCGACGACCCGGTGAAGCGCGTCGACAACATGACGATGGCGTGGGGACTCGAGGCCCGCGTGCCGTTCCTGGACCACGAGTTCGTCGAGCTCGCCGGTGCGATCCCACCCGCACTCAAGCTGTCGGACGGCGGCAAGGGCGTCATGAAGCGGGCGTCACGCGGCATCGTCCCCGACAGCGTCATCGACCGCAGCAAGGGGTCGTTCCCGGTGCCCGCGATCCGCCAGCTCGAGGGCCCCTACCTGGAGCGGGTGCGCGCGGCACTGCACGCACCCGAGGCGCGGGAACGTGGCCTGTTCGACCCGGGTACGGTCGAGCGGATGCTCCAGGACCCGAACAGCACGCGGACCGAGATCGGCGCGAACGCGCTCTGGCAGCTCGGCCTGATCGAGATGTGGCTGCAGCAGCAGGGGGTGCGGTGA
- a CDS encoding carboxylate--amine ligase/circularly permuted type 2 ATP-grasp protein: protein MSAELTLGAEEELHLIDLESGRLSAKAPRLLPKLPTDRFGAELQRTTIETNTPVVRTLDDLRRVIVDLRSELSAAIAPAGVTIAAVGTAPRSEYADFELSAGGRYGRMQEQYRMLVDEQLICGLQVHVGVSDRDLAVLIAQRVAPVLPSLLALSASSPFWNGQDTGYASFRSIIWQRWPSAGSFGPVEDAAEYDRVLDDLIASGVIADKKMAYFDVRPSSHAPTLELRVCDATPVVDDAVLIAGLFRAAVRKAEKSVVSGAEWHPRSEPLHRAAMWQAARSGLSGELVGLGQHPERLPAEVAVRQLVSRLRPELEELGDWGTVTELLDATLARGNSTDRQRTAYAERGELDDVVALVVEDTAGLPSGRDEDPVVPIPGYRVRAGDEAVGPGARPRPAFRDLAAFFDGWDAETAIDRCTARDVWTREHHVGFVVDGDAQAFGCDLVPRTISAYEWSQLERGLGQRARAIELFLRDAYGERRIVADGVLDADHFVGAKGWDPDATRLPATAVRAPVLGFDLVRNEFGGWRVLEDNVRSPSGVAYGIALRELMDDVVPDAPRPAHLRDPHGVIDRLRRTLCANTTAVTGATDPVIALVSDGPGAGAWFEHRRLADGAGLRLLSGSDLDVRDGRVVDATTGDVLDGLYLRIDRDVSALTAEHAPDLGARILDAAEAGRVYLANAPGNALVDDKAMYVTVPDLIWYYLDEKPLLASVPTYRTSIEVERLSVLDRVGELVTKPVDGEGGRGVLIGPSASAPEVAERRREIAADPAGWVGQEVVQLSSHPTIGPAGLDPRHVDLRAFVYATGTGPDDVHLADVALTRVAPEGSMVVNSSQGGGAKDTWIIGTTGER from the coding sequence ATGAGTGCAGAGCTGACGCTCGGCGCCGAGGAAGAGCTGCACCTCATCGACCTCGAGTCCGGCCGACTTTCCGCGAAGGCCCCGCGCCTTCTGCCCAAACTGCCCACCGACCGCTTCGGCGCCGAGCTACAGCGCACGACGATCGAGACGAACACCCCGGTGGTGCGGACCCTCGACGACCTGCGGCGGGTGATCGTCGACCTGCGCAGTGAGCTCAGTGCCGCGATCGCCCCGGCCGGGGTCACGATCGCCGCCGTCGGCACCGCGCCGAGGTCGGAGTACGCCGACTTCGAGCTGAGCGCCGGCGGTCGGTACGGCCGGATGCAGGAGCAGTACCGGATGCTCGTCGACGAACAGCTCATCTGCGGCCTGCAGGTGCACGTCGGGGTCAGTGACCGCGACCTGGCGGTGCTCATCGCCCAGCGGGTGGCGCCGGTGCTCCCGTCACTGCTCGCCCTGAGCGCGTCGAGTCCGTTCTGGAACGGGCAGGACACCGGCTACGCCTCGTTCCGGAGCATCATCTGGCAGCGATGGCCGTCGGCTGGCAGCTTCGGTCCGGTGGAAGACGCCGCCGAGTACGACCGGGTACTCGACGACCTGATCGCCTCGGGCGTGATCGCCGACAAGAAGATGGCCTACTTCGACGTGCGGCCGTCGTCGCACGCCCCGACGCTCGAGCTGCGGGTCTGCGACGCGACCCCGGTGGTGGACGACGCCGTGCTCATCGCCGGACTCTTCCGCGCCGCCGTGCGCAAGGCCGAGAAGTCGGTCGTGTCCGGCGCCGAGTGGCACCCGCGGAGTGAACCCCTGCACCGTGCGGCGATGTGGCAGGCCGCCCGCTCCGGGTTGAGCGGGGAACTCGTCGGCCTCGGACAGCACCCCGAACGCCTGCCCGCCGAGGTCGCGGTGCGCCAGCTCGTGTCCCGCCTGCGCCCGGAGCTCGAGGAGCTCGGCGACTGGGGCACGGTGACGGAGCTCCTCGACGCGACCCTGGCCCGCGGCAACTCCACCGACCGGCAGCGCACCGCCTACGCCGAGCGCGGGGAGCTGGACGACGTCGTCGCCCTGGTGGTGGAGGACACCGCGGGGCTCCCGTCCGGACGCGACGAGGACCCGGTGGTCCCGATCCCCGGATACCGCGTCCGTGCCGGTGACGAAGCGGTCGGCCCCGGGGCACGCCCCCGTCCGGCGTTCCGCGACCTGGCGGCCTTCTTCGACGGCTGGGACGCCGAGACCGCGATCGACCGCTGCACTGCCCGCGACGTCTGGACCCGCGAGCACCACGTCGGCTTCGTGGTGGACGGCGACGCGCAGGCGTTCGGCTGCGACCTGGTACCCCGGACGATCAGCGCGTACGAGTGGTCGCAGCTCGAGCGTGGCCTGGGGCAGCGTGCCCGCGCGATCGAACTGTTCCTGCGTGACGCGTACGGCGAGCGGCGGATCGTGGCCGACGGCGTGCTGGACGCGGACCACTTCGTCGGCGCGAAGGGCTGGGATCCGGACGCCACCCGGCTGCCGGCGACCGCCGTCCGTGCGCCGGTGCTCGGGTTCGACCTGGTGCGGAACGAGTTCGGCGGCTGGCGGGTGCTCGAGGACAACGTCCGCTCGCCCTCGGGCGTCGCGTACGGCATCGCCCTGCGCGAGCTGATGGACGACGTCGTGCCGGACGCCCCGCGGCCGGCGCACCTGCGCGACCCGCACGGCGTGATCGACCGGCTGCGCCGGACCCTCTGTGCGAACACCACCGCGGTGACGGGCGCGACCGACCCCGTGATCGCACTGGTCAGCGACGGCCCCGGCGCCGGCGCGTGGTTCGAACACCGCAGGCTGGCCGACGGGGCAGGGTTGCGCCTCCTGTCCGGATCGGACCTGGACGTCCGTGACGGACGTGTTGTCGACGCGACGACGGGCGACGTGCTCGACGGGCTGTACCTGCGGATCGACCGCGACGTCAGTGCGCTGACGGCGGAGCACGCTCCCGACCTCGGTGCGCGGATCCTCGACGCGGCGGAGGCAGGCCGCGTCTACCTGGCGAACGCGCCGGGCAACGCGCTGGTCGACGACAAGGCGATGTACGTCACCGTGCCGGACCTGATCTGGTACTACCTGGACGAGAAACCCCTGCTGGCATCGGTGCCGACGTACCGCACGAGCATCGAGGTGGAACGGCTGTCGGTCCTGGACCGCGTCGGGGAACTCGTCACGAAGCCGGTCGACGGCGAGGGCGGGCGCGGGGTCTTGATCGGACCGAGCGCGAGCGCCCCCGAGGTGGCCGAGCGACGGCGCGAGATCGCCGCGGACCCCGCCGGGTGGGTGGGGCAGGAGGTCGTGCAGCTGTCCTCGCACCCGACGATCGGACCGGCCGGTCTCGACCCGCGGCACGTGGACCTGCGGGCCTTCGTCTACGCGACGGGGACCGGACCCGACGACGTGCACCTGGCCGACGTGGCCCTGACCCGCGTCGCACCCGAGGGCAGCATGGTCGTCAACTCGTCGCAGGGCGGCGGCGCGAAGGACACGTGGATCATCGGGACGACAGGGGAGCGCTGA
- a CDS encoding ABC transporter permease: MTAVAPTRPSAAPATGGIARGPSRHGVNRRGPWLAIVYWVTIAITLVPIVYMIVYSFNDAPTNRLSFAWNGFTTYWYANLVNVSGLGAAFVTSVVVAFLAAIISVAIGLPLALALERYRFPGRGAVNAVVFADIAAPSIVVGSASLSFFLSVGLGTGFLTVLITHVAFDVAYVVVVLRARISGTSRVLEEAASDLGATPFQAFRLVTLPLLAPGMLAAGLLALAMSIDDYVITSFVAGPAVTFPLFVYGAAKAGMPPQVLCFGTLVFAVGLLVALLNGALNRRLARTRG; the protein is encoded by the coding sequence ATGACCGCCGTCGCACCGACCCGTCCGTCCGCCGCCCCGGCCACCGGTGGGATCGCCCGCGGTCCGAGCCGCCACGGCGTGAACCGCCGCGGTCCCTGGCTCGCGATCGTGTACTGGGTCACCATCGCGATCACCCTCGTGCCGATCGTCTACATGATCGTGTACTCGTTCAACGACGCCCCGACGAACCGGCTGTCGTTCGCGTGGAACGGCTTCACGACCTACTGGTACGCGAACCTGGTCAACGTGTCCGGCCTCGGCGCCGCGTTCGTCACCTCGGTCGTCGTCGCGTTCCTGGCCGCGATCATCTCGGTCGCGATCGGGCTGCCGCTGGCCCTGGCCCTCGAGCGGTACCGGTTCCCCGGCCGTGGTGCCGTGAACGCCGTCGTCTTCGCGGACATCGCGGCGCCGTCCATCGTGGTCGGCTCGGCATCGCTCTCCTTCTTCTTGTCGGTGGGACTCGGCACCGGGTTCCTGACCGTGCTCATCACGCACGTGGCGTTCGACGTCGCGTACGTCGTGGTGGTGCTCCGGGCCCGGATCTCCGGCACGTCGCGGGTGCTCGAAGAGGCAGCGAGCGACCTCGGGGCGACGCCGTTCCAGGCCTTCCGGCTCGTCACCTTGCCGCTGCTGGCGCCGGGCATGCTCGCCGCCGGGTTGCTGGCGCTCGCGATGTCGATCGACGACTACGTGATCACCTCGTTCGTCGCCGGGCCCGCCGTCACCTTCCCCCTGTTCGTGTACGGCGCCGCGAAGGCCGGGATGCCGCCGCAGGTGCTGTGCTTCGGGACGCTCGTGTTCGCGGTGGGGCTGCTCGTCGCGCTGCTGAACGGGGCACTCAACCGGCGGTTGGCGCGGACGCGGGGGTAG